In a single window of the Clarias gariepinus isolate MV-2021 ecotype Netherlands chromosome 16, CGAR_prim_01v2, whole genome shotgun sequence genome:
- the nme3 gene encoding nucleoside diphosphate kinase 3, with product MICLFLTLLAHVFKTGWTGVNERTFIAVKPDGVQRKLVGEVIRRFERKGFKLVGLKFLQASEEQLKEHYWELREKPFYKGLVKYMSSGPIVAMVWQGLDVVRTSRKMLGETNPADSLPGTIRGDYAVEVGRNVIHGSDSVESALREISLWFKGHELVCWEESTEHWIYE from the exons ATGATCTGTCTTTTTCTGACGCTCCTCGCGCACGTTTTCAAGACAG GATGGACGGGGGTAAATGAGCGCACTTTCATTGCCGTGAAGCCTGATGGGGTCCAGAGGAAGCTAGTTGGAGAAGTTATTCGCCGCTTTgagagaaaaggctttaaactGGTCGGCCTGAAATTCCTGCAG GCTTCTGAGGAGCAACTGAAGGAGCACTACTGGGAATTGAGAGAGAAACCATTCTACAAAGGACTTGTGAAATACATGAGCTCCGGCCCTATTGTAGCAATG GTATGGCAAGGCCTGGATGTAGTGAGAACATCTAGAAAGATGCTCGGAGAGACAAATCCGGCTGATTCTCTTCCAGGGACCATCCGAGGAGATTACGCTGTGGAAGTGGGCCG GAACGTTATCCATGGCAGTGACTCAGTGGAGAGCGCTCTGAGAGAAATCTCCCTATGGTTCAAAGGGCATGAGCTCGTCTGCTGGGAAGAGAGCACTGAGCACTGGATCTATGAATGA
- the mrps34 gene encoding 28S ribosomal protein S34, mitochondrial, with product MVKKKRLRLIAEMARKIRAYRELKNRPQDSQRYALDYETMTRPLTGKKLPVLAWQDVRRETPLFRLLAGMRMFGVGRIFTRKSWLEEHTEPCYWKITKVKVDYTAENMDHGKAWGVLTFKGKQEPSEREIDKVMYHDWRLVPRHEQEAFTRFESIPEPPIRHVRYPPLLRAMMLAQQAKELGVDASSLPEPGLPLKRDVLLSKEYFRSQEQQKKEGTPV from the exons ATGGTGAAAAAGAAGCGCTTGAGACTGATTGCTGAGATGGCCCGAAAGATCCGAGCGTATCGAGAGTTGAAAAATCGGCCACAAGATTCGCAGCGATATGCCCTGGACTATGAAACCATGACTCGGCCGCTCACTGGTAAGAAGCTGCCAGTGCTGGCTTGGCAGGACGTGCGGAGAGAGACTCCACTCTTCAGGCTCCTGGCTGGAATGCGCATGTTCGGTGTGGGACGTATTTTTACACGGAAGTCGTGGCTGGAAGAGCACACAGAGCCTTGTTATTGGAAGATAACTAAAGTGAAAGTAGACTACACTGCAGAG AATATGGACCATGGGAAAGCGTGGGGCGTTTTGACTTTTAAAG GTAAACAAGAACCATCAGAGCGAGAGATAGACAAGGTCATGTACCACGACTGGCGCCTGGTACCCAGACACGAACAAGAGGCCTTTACACGCTTCGAGTCTATCCCTGAACCCCCCATCCGACATGTGCGCTACCCGCCGCTCCTGCGTGCCATGATGTTAGCCCAGCAAGCCAAGGAGCTCGGTGTGGATGCCAGCAGCCTACCCGAACCAGGCCTACCTCttaaacgagacgtgctgctcaGCAAAGAGTATTTCCGCAGTCAGGAACAGCAGAAAAAGGAGGGAACTCCTGTCTAA